The proteins below come from a single Pedobacter aquae genomic window:
- a CDS encoding DUF3825 domain-containing protein: MTIKVGKVKYFNPTAFHGMISVEGLDKDVYVNTQDIQEDATYLLKDEEVQFELIPGKLEDSFAAKNLTRIKKRHTGIVLDFDEGKGTIKCFQNNEEYSLYYRDFVTTSLEPAFERTRIKIESGDELEFDAEEDDRYGKKAVRIFYDGRKPLDRFAVLPNWESKIALLATTSPEPWDYLNSDPENRFLPVLSNYLYYTFSRLRKEEHLYNEKRIAIAKTEFSYRDKVTKKSIKKEIECACFNTGLATKHQEEIFAYLTKNSNKRTKIDPDWVLNKFCKSSDPEMSAFSEKPEWANYFKEMEDHSEILYDTTLHHELKYDHILRDRQERFPPELKSLPDSVLKDLLDQGLDKARKRVRRNYKAAVPHYYNGKIQLLLPLSLLSQDKADLALAVEKEGKRYISRTVLKLEWAYSNARLLAKPDREWLDPVKETDKSTLEDKAKMTEE, from the coding sequence ATGACAATCAAGGTAGGAAAAGTAAAATACTTCAACCCGACTGCATTTCACGGAATGATTTCAGTTGAAGGACTTGACAAAGACGTATATGTAAATACTCAAGACATACAAGAAGATGCCACTTATCTTTTGAAGGATGAAGAAGTACAATTTGAACTAATTCCCGGAAAATTAGAAGATAGTTTTGCTGCTAAGAACCTAACGAGAATAAAGAAAAGACATACTGGGATAGTATTAGATTTTGACGAAGGAAAAGGAACAATAAAATGTTTTCAGAATAATGAAGAGTATTCTCTTTATTATAGAGATTTTGTTACCACTTCTTTAGAACCAGCTTTTGAACGGACACGAATAAAAATAGAAAGTGGTGACGAACTTGAATTTGATGCAGAAGAAGATGATAGATATGGGAAAAAGGCGGTTAGGATATTTTATGATGGACGAAAACCACTTGATAGATTTGCCGTTTTACCAAATTGGGAGAGTAAAATTGCCCTATTAGCTACCACTTCACCCGAACCGTGGGACTACTTGAATTCAGACCCTGAGAACAGATTTTTACCTGTCTTGTCTAATTATCTTTACTACACTTTTTCAAGGTTACGAAAAGAAGAACATTTGTACAACGAAAAAAGAATAGCAATTGCAAAGACAGAGTTTTCTTACAGAGACAAGGTAACTAAAAAGTCAATCAAAAAGGAAATTGAATGTGCTTGTTTTAATACTGGTTTAGCTACTAAACACCAAGAAGAAATATTTGCATATTTAACAAAGAATAGTAACAAAAGAACGAAAATTGACCCTGATTGGGTTTTAAATAAATTTTGCAAATCAAGTGACCCAGAAATGAGTGCTTTTTCTGAGAAACCAGAATGGGCAAATTATTTCAAAGAAATGGAAGACCATTCGGAAATTCTTTATGATACAACTTTACACCACGAATTGAAATATGACCATATTTTACGTGACAGACAAGAACGTTTCCCTCCAGAACTAAAATCTTTACCTGACAGCGTTCTGAAAGACCTGCTCGACCAAGGATTAGACAAGGCAAGAAAAAGAGTTAGACGAAATTATAAAGCAGCTGTTCCACATTATTATAATGGTAAAATTCAACTCTTGTTACCATTAAGCCTTCTTTCACAAGACAAGGCAGACTTAGCATTAGCAGTTGAAAAAGAAGGGAAAAGATATATTAGTCGAACAGTTTTAAAATTGGAATGGGCGTATAGTAATGCAAGACTTTTAGCAAAACCTGACAGAGAATGGTTAGACCCAGTAAAAGAAACAGATAAAAGTACGCTTGAAGACAAAGCTAAAATGACAGAAGAATAA
- a CDS encoding helix-turn-helix domain-containing protein: MTKFRQVQNKTMTLGQKIRELREQAGLKQRELAYQLGIGEGFLSKVENDQKPLKREDLTKLNELFKIPIEELESLWLANKLYSIVRDEESALTALKVAEEQVKYKSLKNA; encoded by the coding sequence TTGACCAAATTTAGACAAGTACAAAATAAGACAATGACACTTGGACAAAAAATAAGAGAATTAAGGGAACAGGCTGGCCTTAAACAAAGAGAGCTTGCATATCAGCTTGGAATTGGAGAAGGTTTTCTAAGCAAAGTTGAAAATGACCAAAAACCCTTAAAGAGAGAGGATTTAACTAAGTTGAATGAACTCTTTAAAATACCGATTGAAGAACTTGAATCATTGTGGCTTGCTAACAAGCTTTACTCAATTGTAAGAGATGAGGAATCAGCCTTGACAGCTTTAAAAGTAGCTGAAGAACAAGTAAAATATAAAAGTCTAAAAAATGCTTAA
- a CDS encoding DUF4844 domain-containing protein — MKQTINIIFGLTLFLFTACGQGQIKTPKNAMTKFDEFKNKEKFLQDDKLFYPGIGDPNLKPVLTEKINLAADDFKKLADKGNATDKEYQNVIKFGLDRFADLYLQLDTEDRERVCSYFEELMDIVGLESSDGHLNNFMYGFDPTKK, encoded by the coding sequence GTGAAACAGACAATAAACATAATATTCGGACTGACTTTATTTCTTTTCACTGCTTGTGGACAAGGACAAATAAAAACACCTAAAAACGCAATGACTAAATTTGACGAGTTTAAAAACAAAGAAAAATTTCTACAAGACGACAAACTATTTTATCCAGGAATTGGCGACCCAAACCTAAAACCTGTTTTAACAGAAAAAATAAACCTTGCAGCAGACGACTTTAAAAAACTTGCTGACAAAGGAAATGCAACAGACAAGGAATATCAAAACGTAATAAAATTTGGACTTGACCGATTTGCTGACCTTTACTTACAACTTGACACCGAAGACAGAGAACGAGTTTGTAGTTACTTTGAAGAACTAATGGACATTGTAGGACTTGAAAGTTCAGACGGACACTTGAACAACTTTATGTATGGTTTTGACCCGACAAAAAAATGA
- a CDS encoding DUF2490 domain-containing protein has product MKKIFLILTLSPFSLLAQQSDIGNWFIYFGDKKINNRFNWHHEVQYRNFNFIGDTEQLLLRTGIGYNLTENNNNVHLGYAFIYSEPYTAGTDDKTNFNEHRVYQQFITRQVFGSVSSPKTSTV; this is encoded by the coding sequence ATGAAGAAAATTTTCCTGATTTTGACACTTTCCCCTTTTTCCTTGCTTGCGCAGCAAAGCGACATAGGAAACTGGTTTATCTACTTTGGTGACAAAAAGATAAACAATAGATTCAATTGGCACCACGAAGTGCAGTATCGAAACTTCAATTTTATCGGTGATACAGAACAGCTACTGCTCCGTACGGGCATAGGATACAATCTGACCGAAAATAACAACAATGTTCATTTAGGTTATGCTTTTATATACAGCGAACCATACACTGCAGGAACCGATGACAAGACCAATTTCAACGAACATCGTGTTTACCAGCAGTTTATTACAAGGCAAGTATTTGGCAGTGTAAGCTCCCCAAAAACTAGTACCGTTTAA
- a CDS encoding Eco57I restriction-modification methylase domain-containing protein: MLNYVCEPYKELEEVVQTFEEQLELFFSKDFETKTNKPKQDENLGQVFTSAILAKFMIGLLKESLKPYSSILDPCIGPNTFFKAMNEDFSNCNLKGIEIDISLITEEIKKFYESPNRTLIKGSFFDFPITEKFDQIVQNPPYVRQELLIEGANSKDSIRYNVSSLLSTIPSQSNLYIYFLLKSILHLKEGGVMVAVIYDSWLYSSFGKFLKESFLKLGRLESIYHFKKSAFDNVEVGATVIKFVKDNNHKKSISYIPLNDLNDLRTYNGLNANCIKLKQQELLTYSFNNQSQINYKSSLFKELKTIVSQPIQRGTSAVVNSHFIFSKNELPELKPIIKDVSRIKTYTVNEENAYILAVNGSISNETKQYLESVKNEILKTPTQKFIAVKRDIETKRDWYKINLKATGNFIFNYYLRNNIDFIYNPNKFLSSDNFYILNIKNNELANFAILNSSFTRLNTLSNSRSQGNGLRKIQLYEFKEVKVIDVNKLSELTIKKLELLGKELMNVSRYEDDQKHIIESIDLLLIEEYNAINCSSLTIDVLINEIKEYLN; encoded by the coding sequence ATGCTTAATTACGTTTGTGAACCATACAAAGAATTAGAAGAGGTCGTTCAAACTTTTGAGGAACAATTAGAATTGTTCTTTTCAAAGGACTTTGAGACTAAAACCAACAAGCCTAAACAAGATGAAAATTTAGGGCAAGTTTTTACATCTGCAATTCTTGCAAAGTTTATGATTGGTTTATTGAAAGAAAGCCTAAAACCTTACTCCTCTATACTTGATCCGTGTATTGGACCAAACACATTTTTTAAAGCAATGAATGAGGACTTTTCAAATTGTAATTTGAAAGGAATTGAAATTGATATTAGTCTAATCACTGAAGAAATTAAAAAGTTTTACGAAAGCCCAAATAGAACTTTAATCAAGGGCAGCTTCTTTGATTTTCCAATTACTGAAAAGTTTGACCAGATTGTCCAAAATCCACCTTATGTAAGACAAGAACTATTGATTGAAGGTGCAAATTCAAAAGATAGTATAAGGTACAATGTGTCTTCACTTTTATCAACAATTCCATCACAATCAAATTTATATATCTACTTTTTATTGAAGTCCATTTTGCATTTAAAGGAAGGAGGCGTAATGGTTGCTGTGATATATGACAGTTGGCTTTACAGCAGTTTTGGAAAATTTTTAAAAGAATCATTCCTTAAACTAGGACGTTTAGAAAGTATTTATCATTTCAAGAAAAGTGCTTTTGATAATGTAGAAGTAGGTGCTACCGTAATAAAATTTGTAAAGGATAATAATCATAAGAAATCTATATCATATATTCCTCTGAATGATTTGAACGATTTAAGAACTTACAATGGATTAAATGCAAATTGTATAAAACTAAAACAACAAGAGTTGTTGACTTATAGCTTCAATAATCAAAGTCAAATCAATTACAAGTCCAGCCTCTTTAAAGAGCTTAAAACAATTGTATCACAACCAATCCAAAGAGGAACATCGGCAGTAGTAAATAGCCATTTTATCTTCTCAAAAAATGAACTCCCTGAACTAAAACCTATTATCAAAGATGTTTCACGGATTAAAACCTACACCGTGAACGAAGAGAATGCTTACATTCTAGCAGTTAATGGCTCAATATCTAATGAAACTAAACAGTATTTAGAATCAGTTAAAAACGAAATTCTAAAAACACCTACTCAAAAGTTTATAGCAGTAAAAAGAGATATTGAAACTAAAAGAGATTGGTATAAAATCAATTTGAAAGCAACAGGTAATTTTATTTTCAACTATTATTTACGAAACAATATTGATTTCATTTATAATCCAAACAAGTTTTTGTCTTCTGATAACTTTTATATTCTCAATATCAAGAATAATGAGTTAGCTAATTTTGCAATTTTAAACTCATCTTTTACGAGATTAAATACACTAAGCAATTCAAGAAGTCAAGGAAATGGCTTGAGAAAAATACAGCTTTACGAATTTAAAGAAGTAAAAGTAATTGACGTAAATAAACTTTCAGAGCTGACTATAAAAAAACTGGAATTACTGGGAAAAGAATTGATGAACGTTAGCAGGTACGAAGACGACCAAAAGCACATAATTGAAAGTATTGATTTGTTGCTGATTGAAGAATACAATGCAATTAATTGCTCTTCATTAACGATAGACGTGCTAATTAATGAAATAAAAGAATACTTGAATTAA
- a CDS encoding carboxypeptidase-like regulatory domain-containing protein, giving the protein MKKNEIVTYYLLFFLMFSSSCFSQEENKLPVPSSKKNNTFKIKVKDTNGKSIESVSIVYLKHNLGNYTNSNGEAILPLINDSLKVSCIGFRDTIFMLNISKENEKLIVLQNQIQQLQTVNVFSNSAFKNEVLLGLDESTNNFFKPGYGNQIAIKIYNSKIGLLKSIKLNHLKTQYISDIKIEIKSDENGFPSNNSLLTDTLVSTKKGKRFTEIEFLDNNIILEKGYFYIVVTHLGLKNFSDGDYIKYKGQPIEPFFLLTDQEKNENTYLNYLNRKWRLYPKLMNENNGKEVSNVVFSCKILYP; this is encoded by the coding sequence ATGAAAAAAAATGAAATTGTAACCTACTATTTATTATTCTTTTTAATGTTTTCAAGCTCATGTTTTTCTCAAGAAGAAAACAAATTGCCTGTTCCCTCTAGTAAGAAAAATAATACCTTTAAAATTAAAGTTAAAGACACAAATGGCAAATCAATCGAATCTGTGTCAATTGTATATTTAAAACATAATTTAGGAAATTATACTAATTCAAATGGAGAAGCTATTTTGCCTTTAATTAACGATTCATTAAAAGTAAGTTGTATTGGGTTTAGGGACACAATATTTATGCTAAATATTTCAAAAGAAAATGAAAAATTAATTGTACTTCAAAATCAAATTCAACAATTGCAAACCGTTAATGTATTTTCAAATTCCGCTTTTAAAAATGAAGTTCTTTTGGGACTGGATGAATCCACAAATAATTTTTTTAAGCCTGGATATGGAAATCAAATTGCTATCAAAATTTACAATTCTAAAATAGGACTTCTAAAATCAATAAAATTAAATCACTTGAAAACACAATATATTTCAGATATCAAAATTGAAATAAAATCTGATGAAAATGGATTTCCTTCTAATAATTCTTTATTAACTGACACTTTAGTTTCAACAAAGAAGGGAAAGCGATTTACCGAAATTGAATTTTTAGATAATAACATTATTTTAGAGAAAGGTTATTTTTATATCGTAGTAACTCATTTAGGGTTAAAGAATTTTTCCGATGGAGATTACATTAAATATAAAGGACAGCCAATTGAGCCTTTCTTTTTGTTAACTGACCAAGAAAAAAATGAAAATACTTATTTAAATTATCTAAATAGAAAGTGGCGGTTATATCCAAAATTGATGAATGAAAATAATGGTAAAGAGGTTTCTAATGTTGTTTTTTCTTGTAAAATATTATATCCCTAA
- a CDS encoding BpuSI family type II restriction endonuclease — translation MINLWYNSDEVADFHPLVEKALNDALVNVGYNNIAEVIHHPAIPNSTIIPDFAIKLKGSQRYVFIVEVKRTQRDVESQRYQNQSRSYVTEFGPHWEPSYHKYFCVTNIERLVLFADRNGVPLTSCLLKGNPRQHSLFNPVNHDATASVAELQATFENILPKIFNRVPPDWDNNWQLVIESFHNNYVALNNLLGYPEAVKKELTLYELFRLLAYAYLKDYYTQTANPNAAYFHNYPPNNATLPQFTNNLSNNYNRIIQLDFQQIFTDHPNQGQRLFPNNFTANYLQYFRDLIQCFIQHNANAVANNPSPSYIFNLLTSKIYIREELHSKGKVMSDAELSNLLATLCIDSPNAKVLDPGCGDGALLDAAYDQISLLAATANQAKTHNQILNQIDGIEIDPFLSQLSAFRLLSKNLAQVNNNTSANIVIGDIFHNARANQYDAVVMNPPFLRNDNPDAPITAADKTKMRTAITGQGLNYFVANASQPNLYFYFTNFIWHYLRNNGKAGIILMTKFLNNEDGEHLKQFISDKVEAIVSYPRKYFQEFVVTTVIVILKKGNNSANVSFVRVSDENILLNPDNLKAILALNADTTTASYKLRIVPRNTLVPTTNWKQYLNDKNYDDFLNLNFLVDIDHHFASIGRGGAEASGASTIIFPTFDQQANNFFGLGKRLTPAQRNAGVQRTRINIPVGLNPRVSYGIQNNFHRRNYVLSINDIELDKAFHFPARADRNEANALPVALQGNQDLVNFFDHCVAEFGLQKWGTIVNAAFRNTINPKILIPRADRTKHCVYYNPHNHNLTLSTNFFYCNDLRNQNANATDEQQYKFITAFLLSAFGQIQFELNANNQEGLRKLEGFQINRFKIPDLTQFTQAEILSVVAAFDAINIANPDFSGDEGIMTPRRNLDLEIAQIIFTRNNLGFANAIAMTDYFELFLADLVEDRRL, via the coding sequence ATGATAAACCTTTGGTATAACTCTGATGAGGTTGCTGACTTTCATCCGCTTGTTGAGAAAGCACTAAACGATGCTTTGGTGAATGTTGGTTACAATAATATTGCAGAAGTAATTCACCACCCTGCAATTCCTAATAGCACAATAATCCCCGACTTTGCAATAAAATTAAAAGGAAGCCAACGTTACGTTTTTATTGTTGAAGTAAAAAGAACTCAAAGAGATGTTGAATCACAGCGTTACCAAAATCAATCACGTTCTTACGTAACCGAATTTGGTCCTCATTGGGAACCGAGTTATCACAAATACTTTTGTGTAACCAACATTGAAAGGTTGGTTTTGTTTGCGGACAGAAATGGTGTACCGCTGACAAGTTGTTTACTTAAAGGAAATCCACGACAACATTCGCTTTTCAATCCAGTTAATCACGATGCGACAGCATCGGTAGCAGAACTGCAAGCAACTTTTGAAAATATTTTGCCGAAAATATTCAATCGTGTACCACCAGATTGGGATAACAACTGGCAGCTTGTAATTGAAAGTTTTCACAACAACTATGTTGCGTTAAATAATTTACTTGGCTATCCGGAAGCAGTAAAAAAGGAGCTGACACTTTACGAGTTGTTCCGACTTCTTGCATATGCTTACTTGAAAGATTACTATACACAAACTGCAAATCCGAATGCCGCATATTTCCACAACTACCCACCAAACAACGCAACACTACCGCAGTTCACAAACAATCTTTCAAATAATTACAACAGAATAATACAATTGGATTTTCAGCAAATTTTTACTGATCACCCAAATCAAGGACAACGACTTTTCCCAAATAACTTTACTGCAAACTACTTGCAGTATTTCAGAGATTTAATTCAGTGCTTTATTCAGCACAACGCTAATGCAGTTGCAAACAACCCTTCACCTTCTTATATCTTTAATCTTCTTACTTCAAAAATTTATATCAGAGAAGAATTACACAGCAAGGGAAAAGTTATGTCTGATGCTGAGTTATCAAACTTACTTGCTACTCTTTGCATTGATTCTCCAAACGCAAAGGTTTTAGACCCAGGTTGTGGTGATGGTGCATTGCTTGATGCTGCATATGACCAGATAAGTTTGCTTGCCGCGACAGCTAACCAAGCTAAGACACACAACCAAATTTTAAATCAAATTGATGGGATTGAAATTGACCCGTTCCTTTCGCAATTATCTGCTTTCAGGTTGCTTTCAAAAAATCTTGCACAGGTAAATAACAATACGTCTGCAAACATTGTAATTGGAGATATATTTCATAACGCAAGAGCAAATCAGTATGATGCTGTTGTAATGAATCCACCGTTTTTGCGGAACGACAACCCTGATGCACCAATAACAGCAGCGGATAAAACCAAAATGAGAACTGCAATTACAGGGCAAGGTTTGAATTACTTTGTTGCAAATGCTTCACAGCCTAACCTCTATTTCTACTTCACTAATTTCATTTGGCATTATTTGCGAAACAATGGCAAAGCAGGAATTATTTTAATGACAAAATTCCTGAACAATGAAGACGGTGAACATTTGAAACAATTTATCTCTGACAAGGTTGAAGCTATCGTTTCTTATCCGAGAAAATATTTTCAAGAGTTTGTTGTAACAACAGTAATTGTGATTTTGAAGAAGGGAAACAATTCGGCAAATGTTTCTTTCGTAAGAGTTTCAGATGAAAATATTTTGCTTAATCCAGATAATCTGAAAGCGATACTTGCTTTGAATGCGGATACAACAACGGCATCTTACAAACTAAGAATTGTTCCAAGAAACACACTTGTTCCAACTACAAATTGGAAACAATATTTGAATGATAAAAACTATGACGATTTCTTAAACTTAAATTTCTTAGTTGATATTGACCATCATTTTGCTAGTATTGGAAGAGGCGGTGCAGAAGCTAGTGGAGCATCAACAATTATTTTTCCAACGTTTGACCAACAAGCCAACAATTTTTTTGGCCTAGGCAAACGCCTGACACCTGCACAACGAAACGCAGGAGTTCAGAGAACAAGAATTAATATCCCAGTTGGACTTAATCCAAGAGTAAGTTACGGTATTCAAAATAATTTTCACCGTAGGAATTATGTATTGAGTATTAATGATATTGAACTTGATAAAGCATTTCACTTTCCTGCAAGAGCGGATAGAAATGAAGCCAATGCTTTACCAGTTGCATTACAAGGCAATCAAGATTTGGTTAACTTCTTCGATCATTGCGTTGCTGAATTTGGTTTGCAGAAATGGGGAACGATTGTAAATGCAGCTTTCAGAAACACTATTAATCCAAAAATTTTAATTCCTAGAGCAGACAGGACAAAGCATTGTGTTTATTACAATCCACACAATCACAACTTAACTCTTTCAACAAATTTCTTTTACTGTAATGATTTGCGAAATCAAAATGCTAATGCAACTGATGAACAACAATACAAATTCATAACCGCATTCTTGCTATCAGCATTCGGACAAATTCAGTTTGAACTCAATGCAAACAATCAAGAAGGTTTAAGAAAATTGGAGGGTTTTCAAATCAACCGCTTCAAAATTCCTGACTTGACACAATTTACACAAGCAGAAATTTTGTCTGTTGTAGCAGCGTTTGATGCAATCAATATTGCTAATCCCGATTTTAGTGGTGATGAAGGAATAATGACACCAAGAAGAAATCTTGATTTAGAAATTGCCCAAATCATTTTTACTAGAAATAATTTGGGCTTTGCAAATGCAATAGCAATGACAGATTATTTTGAACTCTTTTTAGCTGACCTAGTAGAAGACAGAAGATTATGA
- a CDS encoding DNA cytosine methyltransferase: MKKNKIKVIGLFSGCGGLDLGFKQAGYDLIWANDILKDACDTYRLNIGGHIVNEDITKIDLNTIPNADIIIGGPPCQGFSGIGKRDPNDNRSALVYSYLDVVNKVQPKIFLFENVTGIKSSKAADGSKVIDNLKQAFENIGYHINIFTLNAADYGVPQRRKRVFIIGNKLGVDISVPPQTHFENKEGKRKWISSFEAISDLDSPTENGETKYKHQPKNEYQTLMRKNADKTTLHIVPYSSPTDKQIISHVKPGGNYMDIPDSVSTKRIMYFKSTGGRTTTYGRLDPEMPNYTINTHFNRPNIGCNIHYEEDRMITIREGLRFQSFPDDFQLISKTQRNYYVQVGNAVPPLLSKAWAEHLLKYLEDIPSPKAIHIAKSLESQTHKPELVNEYAFANAENHTE, translated from the coding sequence ATGAAAAAAAATAAGATTAAAGTAATAGGTTTATTTTCAGGATGCGGTGGTTTAGATTTAGGATTTAAACAAGCTGGCTATGATTTGATATGGGCAAATGATATTTTGAAAGATGCTTGTGATACCTACAGATTGAACATAGGAGGCCACATTGTAAATGAAGATATTACAAAAATTGACTTAAATACAATTCCAAATGCTGACATAATTATTGGTGGTCCACCTTGTCAAGGCTTTTCAGGAATCGGCAAACGAGACCCTAATGACAATAGGTCTGCATTAGTGTATTCTTACTTAGATGTTGTAAACAAAGTACAACCGAAAATATTCCTTTTTGAAAACGTCACGGGTATTAAATCATCTAAAGCAGCAGATGGTTCAAAAGTAATTGACAACTTAAAACAAGCATTTGAGAACATCGGTTATCATATCAATATTTTCACACTTAACGCAGCCGATTACGGTGTACCTCAAAGAAGAAAAAGAGTATTTATAATTGGCAACAAATTAGGAGTTGATATTTCAGTACCACCACAAACCCATTTTGAGAACAAAGAGGGTAAGAGAAAATGGATTTCTTCTTTTGAAGCTATCTCTGATTTGGATTCACCAACAGAAAATGGAGAAACAAAATATAAACACCAGCCGAAAAATGAATATCAGACGTTAATGCGAAAAAATGCTGACAAAACAACATTACATATAGTTCCTTATTCTAGCCCAACGGATAAACAAATTATTAGCCACGTCAAGCCAGGCGGTAATTATATGGACATTCCTGATAGTGTTTCAACAAAAAGAATTATGTATTTCAAGAGCACTGGAGGAAGAACTACAACTTATGGAAGACTTGACCCTGAAATGCCAAATTATACAATTAACACTCACTTCAATCGTCCAAATATTGGTTGTAACATCCATTACGAAGAAGATAGAATGATCACTATTCGAGAGGGTTTAAGATTTCAGTCATTCCCTGATGATTTTCAACTGATTTCAAAAACTCAAAGAAATTATTATGTACAAGTTGGAAATGCAGTTCCTCCATTACTATCGAAAGCTTGGGCAGAACATTTATTAAAGTATTTAGAAGATATCCCCTCACCTAAAGCCATACACATTGCCAAGTCGCTCGAAAGCCAAACGCACAAGCCAGAACTTGTCAATGAGTATGCCTTTGCCAACGCAGAAAACCATACCGAATGA
- a CDS encoding superoxide dismutase yields MDRKDFLKTGLILGGATLVPTASAFAQNLTENTIDKLVDKDGNFIHQPLAYTNNHLEPYMDEETLHLHYTFHHGGAVKGANKDQQMIRKALDDNNLETVDFWTKKLAFHLSSHILHSIFWTNLTNKKSDPKGDLLKRIEKDFGSYDKLKMYLAKTSKDVDGNGWGILGYQPYTDKLTILQCENHEKLTQWGVIPLLVIDVWEHSYYLKYKNKRADFVDNLFNIINWDNSAYRLENALKLTK; encoded by the coding sequence ATGGACAGAAAAGATTTTCTAAAAACAGGACTTATACTTGGCGGAGCGACACTTGTTCCGACCGCTTCGGCATTTGCCCAAAACCTGACCGAGAACACTATTGACAAGTTGGTTGACAAGGACGGCAACTTTATTCATCAACCTTTGGCTTATACAAATAATCATTTGGAGCCATATATGGACGAAGAAACTTTGCATTTGCATTATACCTTTCATCACGGTGGAGCAGTAAAAGGGGCAAACAAAGACCAGCAGATGATTAGAAAGGCATTGGACGACAATAACCTTGAAACCGTTGACTTTTGGACAAAGAAATTGGCTTTTCATCTTTCATCGCATATACTTCATTCCATATTTTGGACTAACCTCACAAACAAAAAGAGCGACCCAAAAGGCGACTTGCTCAAACGTATTGAAAAAGATTTTGGCAGTTACGACAAACTGAAAATGTATCTCGCCAAGACTTCCAAAGACGTTGACGGAAATGGTTGGGGAATTTTAGGCTATCAACCTTACACCGACAAGTTGACAATTTTACAATGTGAAAACCACGAAAAATTGACGCAGTGGGGAGTTATTCCGTTGCTCGTAATTGACGTTTGGGAACATTCTTACTACCTCAAATACAAAAACAAAAGAGCTGACTTTGTGGACAATCTTTTTAACATTATCAATTGGGACAATTCAGCTTACAGATTAGAAAATGCCCTAAAACTTACGAAATAA